Proteins encoded in a region of the Mycolicibacterium duvalii genome:
- a CDS encoding RDD family protein yields the protein MTTVLDRTAAPEHEPAESAPLASWPARAGAWAVDVLTPLGVAATMALLALSAPADGWARWVFTVGFALAVLALPANRLVLPVATGWTLGRALVGIAVRRPAGSAGREVGLARLTARELAHVLDTVALFVGWLWPLWDRRKRTFADLLARTEVHRVTPPRRDMRRLVAGVLIGAAVLCVAAVGLGYGAVYRQEQAVDAARAQIAEQGPRIVEQMLSYGAESIDDDFARAQSLTTDGYRERLIAQQDAVRQAGATTNEYWAVSSAVLTDPPLTPDRAAMLLAMQGQRGATAEDLKFITATVRVEFEKSGDGQWRVANLTVLKAPQMGQAAQ from the coding sequence GTGACGACCGTCTTGGACCGCACCGCAGCGCCCGAACACGAACCGGCCGAGTCCGCACCATTGGCCTCGTGGCCGGCGCGCGCCGGTGCCTGGGCCGTCGATGTGCTCACCCCGCTGGGCGTGGCCGCCACGATGGCGCTGCTGGCGCTCAGCGCCCCGGCCGACGGCTGGGCGCGCTGGGTGTTCACCGTCGGCTTCGCGCTGGCTGTGCTCGCGCTGCCGGCCAACCGGCTGGTGCTGCCGGTGGCCACGGGCTGGACGCTGGGCCGGGCGCTGGTCGGCATCGCGGTGCGCCGCCCTGCCGGGTCGGCGGGTCGCGAGGTCGGGCTGGCGCGCCTGACCGCGCGCGAACTCGCCCATGTACTCGACACGGTCGCGCTGTTCGTCGGCTGGCTCTGGCCGCTGTGGGACCGCCGCAAGCGCACTTTCGCCGACCTGCTGGCCCGCACCGAGGTTCACCGCGTCACCCCGCCGCGGCGGGACATGCGGCGGCTGGTCGCCGGTGTGCTGATCGGTGCGGCGGTGCTGTGTGTGGCGGCGGTCGGCCTCGGGTACGGCGCGGTGTACCGGCAGGAGCAGGCGGTCGACGCTGCGCGTGCGCAGATCGCCGAGCAGGGCCCGCGCATCGTCGAACAGATGCTCAGCTACGGCGCCGAGTCGATCGACGACGATTTCGCCCGGGCGCAGTCGCTGACCACCGACGGGTACCGCGAGCGGCTGATCGCCCAGCAAGACGCCGTTCGGCAAGCCGGTGCCACGACCAACGAGTACTGGGCGGTCAGCAGCGCTGTGCTGACCGACCCGCCGCTGACCCCGGACCGCGCGGCGATGCTGCTGGCCATGCAGGGGCAGCGCGGCGCCACGGCCGAGGACCTGAAGTTCATCACCGCGACGGTGCGCGTCGAGTTCGAGAAGTCCGGCGACGGGCAGTGGCGGGTGGCCAACCTGACGGTGCTCAAGGCACCGCAGATGGGTCAGGCGGCCCAGTGA
- a CDS encoding sigma-70 family RNA polymerase sigma factor, whose protein sequence is MSVGLRKLHNVTVSAVHDTSTEDAFLAEAQQYRRELLAHCYRMTGSLHDAEDLVQETYLRAWKSFANFQGRSSVRTWLYRIATNTCLTALDGRQRRPLPSGLGQPAADPTGEIFDRHEITWLEPLPDAPREDPSDPSVIAESRESVRLAFIAALQHLSPRQRAVLVLREVLQWKAAEVGEAIGASTAAVNSLLQRARAQLDEVRPELDSPRLEPESPEVADLLARYTSAFADYDIDRLVELFTADAVWEMPPFDTWYRSPADIVTLSKTHCPAENPGDMRFLLTTANGQPAAAMYMRNPQTGRHEAFQLHVLDVRPNGIAHVVAFKEDRFFAKFGLPEVLNAP, encoded by the coding sequence TTGTCGGTCGGCTTGCGTAAGCTGCACAACGTGACCGTTTCGGCAGTTCACGACACCAGTACCGAAGACGCCTTCCTCGCCGAGGCCCAGCAGTACCGGCGCGAGTTGCTCGCGCACTGTTACCGGATGACCGGCTCGCTGCACGACGCCGAGGACCTGGTGCAGGAGACCTACCTGCGCGCGTGGAAATCGTTCGCGAACTTCCAGGGCAGGTCCTCGGTGCGGACCTGGCTGTACCGCATCGCCACCAACACCTGCCTGACCGCGCTCGACGGGCGCCAGCGCCGGCCGCTGCCCAGCGGCCTCGGTCAGCCGGCGGCCGACCCGACCGGAGAGATCTTCGATCGGCACGAGATCACCTGGCTGGAACCGCTGCCCGACGCGCCCCGCGAGGACCCGTCGGACCCGTCGGTGATCGCCGAGTCCCGCGAGTCCGTGCGGCTGGCCTTCATCGCTGCGCTGCAACATCTTTCACCGCGGCAACGGGCCGTGCTGGTGTTGCGGGAGGTGCTGCAGTGGAAGGCCGCCGAGGTCGGCGAGGCGATCGGCGCGTCCACGGCGGCGGTCAACAGCCTGCTGCAACGGGCTCGCGCCCAGCTCGACGAGGTCCGGCCCGAACTGGACAGCCCGCGCCTGGAGCCCGAGAGCCCCGAGGTCGCCGACCTGCTGGCGCGCTACACCTCGGCGTTCGCGGACTACGACATCGACCGGCTGGTCGAGTTGTTCACCGCCGACGCCGTGTGGGAGATGCCCCCGTTCGACACCTGGTACCGGAGCCCCGCCGACATCGTCACGCTGTCGAAGACGCACTGCCCGGCCGAGAACCCCGGCGACATGCGCTTCCTGCTGACCACCGCCAACGGTCAGCCCGCAGCGGCGATGTACATGCGCAATCCGCAGACCGGTCGCCACGAGGCGTTCCAGCTGCACGTGCTCGACGTCCGCCCGAACGGCATCGCCCACGTGGTGGCGTTCAAAGAGGACCGCTTCTTCGCCAAGTTCGGACTGCCCGAGGTACTCAACGCTCCGTAG
- a CDS encoding MarR family winged helix-turn-helix transcriptional regulator: protein MRWLSDEQQQVWRDYLLVTDRLRAAMARQLQSDCGLSLSDYDVLVVLSERGPMRITDLARLIGWEQSRLSHQLRRMRERGLTERHGDADDRRGATVTITTAGAAALSAAAPGHAELVRSVMFDGLSARQQRVFGAVLETILHRLAATER from the coding sequence GTGCGATGGCTCAGCGACGAGCAGCAGCAGGTCTGGCGCGACTACCTGCTGGTGACCGACCGGTTGCGGGCCGCAATGGCCCGGCAGCTGCAATCCGACTGCGGGCTGTCGCTGTCCGACTACGACGTGCTGGTCGTGCTGTCGGAGCGGGGGCCGATGCGCATCACCGACCTGGCGCGGCTGATCGGCTGGGAGCAGAGCCGGCTGTCCCACCAGCTGCGCCGGATGCGGGAGCGCGGGCTGACCGAGCGGCACGGCGACGCCGACGACCGGCGGGGCGCCACGGTGACGATCACGACCGCGGGCGCGGCGGCACTGTCGGCGGCCGCGCCGGGACACGCCGAACTGGTGCGCTCGGTGATGTTCGACGGGCTGTCCGCGCGGCAACAGCGCGTCTTCGGGGCGGTGCTCGAGACGATCCTGCACCGGTTGGCCGCTACGGAGCGTTGA
- a CDS encoding fructosamine kinase family protein, protein MHFVKAHSDAPAGFFACEAAGLHWLSRAEGGVPCARVLAVDERSLTLERLISAGPDASAAHAFGARLAHTHAAGADGFGAAPPDWTGTTGFFGPLQHPLPMSYCRETSWGRFYAEHRLSPMAEVAGPRLDTETARTVAQVVARCRAGDFDDDDVACRLHGDLWAGNVMWTPDGVVLIDPAAHGGHRETDLAMLALFGCPHLEAVLTGYQSVFRLRAGWRDRTGLHQLYPLLAHVALFGASYVGATRSAARSALATLSS, encoded by the coding sequence GTGCACTTCGTCAAGGCCCATTCGGATGCGCCCGCGGGTTTCTTCGCGTGCGAAGCCGCAGGGCTGCACTGGCTCTCCCGGGCCGAGGGTGGTGTGCCGTGCGCGCGGGTGCTGGCCGTCGACGAACGGTCCCTGACGCTGGAGCGCCTGATCAGCGCCGGCCCCGATGCGTCGGCCGCCCACGCGTTCGGTGCGCGGCTGGCGCACACCCATGCCGCGGGTGCCGACGGGTTCGGCGCCGCGCCGCCCGACTGGACGGGGACGACCGGTTTCTTCGGCCCGCTGCAACACCCGTTGCCGATGAGCTACTGCCGCGAAACGTCGTGGGGCCGGTTCTACGCCGAGCACCGGCTGTCGCCGATGGCCGAAGTTGCCGGGCCGCGGCTCGACACCGAGACCGCGCGCACCGTGGCGCAGGTCGTCGCCCGTTGTCGAGCAGGCGATTTCGACGACGACGACGTCGCGTGCCGGCTGCACGGCGACCTGTGGGCCGGCAATGTCATGTGGACTCCGGACGGGGTCGTGCTGATCGACCCCGCCGCCCACGGCGGTCACCGGGAGACCGACCTGGCGATGCTGGCCCTGTTCGGGTGTCCGCACCTCGAGGCCGTCCTGACCGGGTACCAGAGCGTGTTCCGGCTGCGCGCCGGGTGGCGCGACCGGACCGGACTGCACCAGTTGTATCCACTGCTGGCCCACGTCGCGCTGTTCGGTGCGAGCTACGTCGGGGCGACGCGGTCGGCCGCACGCAGTGCGCTGGCGACCCTGTCTAGTTGA
- a CDS encoding mammalian cell entry protein, which translates to MEDQQPGPGDLTTGEPSPAPDRPRRGLFRRRRRSEPPTAGDAAAEVQEAPPAAEQTKTPVGKARRQPKAEQAADDAAEETAEAQDAGEDAAAETVLVEHRPAGRRLLAAAAIAAVLFVAAAAFAGAAVQPYLVQRALVATKLEIARTATEAITALWTYTPEDMNTLADRATVFLGGDFADEYRRYIDAIVEPNKQAQVTNSTQVMGAAVESVSPAGIPTEATAIVYTNSVATSPVTKNIPSLRYLSYRLTMQRDGGDWLITRMSTITTFDLTPQL; encoded by the coding sequence GTGGAAGATCAGCAACCTGGTCCAGGTGATCTGACCACCGGCGAGCCGTCACCCGCTCCGGACCGGCCGCGCCGCGGGCTGTTCCGCCGCAGGCGGCGCAGCGAACCGCCGACCGCCGGCGACGCTGCCGCCGAGGTGCAGGAGGCTCCGCCGGCCGCCGAACAGACCAAGACACCGGTCGGGAAGGCCCGGCGCCAGCCCAAGGCCGAGCAGGCCGCCGACGACGCCGCCGAGGAAACCGCGGAAGCGCAGGACGCCGGCGAGGACGCCGCAGCCGAGACCGTGCTCGTCGAGCACCGGCCCGCCGGTCGGCGCCTGCTCGCCGCGGCCGCGATCGCCGCGGTGTTGTTCGTCGCGGCCGCGGCCTTCGCCGGCGCCGCCGTGCAGCCCTACCTGGTGCAGCGGGCGCTCGTGGCGACCAAGCTCGAGATCGCCCGCACCGCGACCGAGGCGATCACCGCGTTGTGGACCTACACCCCCGAGGACATGAACACCCTGGCCGACCGCGCGACGGTGTTCCTGGGCGGAGATTTCGCCGACGAATACCGCAGGTACATCGACGCCATCGTCGAACCGAACAAGCAGGCGCAGGTCACCAACTCCACCCAGGTGATGGGCGCGGCCGTGGAATCGGTTTCACCCGCGGGCATTCCGACCGAGGCCACCGCCATCGTGTACACCAACTCGGTCGCGACCAGCCCGGTGACCAAGAACATCCCGTCGCTGCGCTACCTCTCCTACCGCTTGACGATGCAGCGGGACGGTGGCGACTGGCTGATCACCCGGATGTCGACCATCACCACGTTCGACCTGACGCCGCAGCTGTAG
- a CDS encoding mammalian cell entry protein, producing the protein MSPRRRFDDQNGVGEAVDPDYFVVAPRPPRRWGLALVSAVTAIVVAAAIGASTFMLVRQEADRRAEVKEAAALGYAREFMTMYTSLDPFNANAYADRVAAEATGEFAKNFNDKLNEILVQVARSEPSTGEVLEAGLQRWNDDGSADVLIATKVSSTMPDGQTTIESGSRWIATTIREGQQWKISNLVQVI; encoded by the coding sequence GTGAGCCCGCGGCGCAGATTCGACGACCAGAACGGTGTCGGCGAGGCGGTCGACCCCGACTACTTCGTGGTCGCGCCCCGCCCGCCGCGACGCTGGGGGCTGGCGCTCGTCAGCGCCGTGACCGCGATTGTGGTCGCGGCCGCCATCGGGGCCAGCACGTTCATGCTGGTGCGTCAGGAAGCCGATCGCCGTGCCGAGGTCAAGGAGGCGGCGGCGCTGGGTTATGCGCGGGAGTTCATGACGATGTACACCAGCCTCGACCCGTTCAACGCCAACGCCTACGCCGACCGGGTCGCCGCGGAGGCCACCGGGGAGTTCGCGAAGAACTTCAACGACAAGCTCAACGAGATTCTGGTGCAGGTGGCCCGCTCGGAGCCGTCCACCGGTGAAGTGCTCGAGGCCGGTCTGCAGCGCTGGAACGACGACGGCAGTGCCGACGTCCTGATCGCCACCAAGGTCTCCTCGACCATGCCGGACGGCCAGACCACCATCGAGAGCGGCAGCCGCTGGATCGCCACCACGATCAGGGAAGGACAGCAGTGGAAGATCAGCAACCTGGTCCAGGTGATCTGA
- a CDS encoding pirin family protein has product MTATRSYVDVRRAGDRATTGIDWLDSKHSFSFGHHYEPDNTHHGLLLVNNDDMVAPGTGFDTHPHRDMEIVTWVLRGSLVHQDSTGNSGVIYPGLAQRMSAGRGILHSEKNDSWTLTGEQSHSEPVHFVQMWVVPDESGSTPGYQQLEIDDDLLAGRLVTIASGMPAHRDAAAITIGNRHAALHGARLHPGQSVELPEARYLHLFIARGRVDLEGAGALDEGDAVRFTGSGGQRVTASEPAEILIWEMHAGIGAA; this is encoded by the coding sequence ATGACCGCCACCCGCAGCTACGTCGACGTCCGGCGCGCCGGGGACCGCGCCACCACCGGGATCGACTGGCTCGACTCCAAGCACTCGTTCTCGTTCGGCCACCACTACGAACCCGACAACACCCATCACGGACTGTTGCTGGTCAACAACGACGACATGGTGGCGCCGGGCACGGGTTTCGACACCCACCCGCACCGCGACATGGAGATCGTCACCTGGGTGCTGCGCGGGTCGCTCGTGCACCAGGACTCCACCGGCAACTCGGGGGTGATCTACCCCGGGCTGGCCCAGCGGATGTCGGCCGGGCGCGGGATCCTGCACTCGGAGAAGAACGACTCCTGGACGCTGACCGGCGAGCAATCCCACAGTGAGCCCGTGCATTTCGTGCAGATGTGGGTGGTGCCCGACGAGTCCGGTTCGACGCCGGGCTACCAGCAGCTCGAGATCGACGACGACCTGCTGGCCGGGCGGCTGGTGACGATCGCCTCGGGCATGCCGGCCCACCGCGACGCCGCCGCCATCACCATCGGCAACCGGCATGCGGCGCTGCACGGCGCGCGGCTGCACCCGGGCCAGAGCGTCGAGCTTCCCGAGGCGCGCTACCTGCACCTGTTCATCGCGCGCGGCCGAGTCGACTTGGAGGGCGCCGGCGCACTCGACGAAGGGGACGCGGTGCGGTTCACCGGTTCGGGCGGTCAGCGGGTCACCGCCTCCGAGCCGGCCGAGATCCTGATTTGGGAGATGCATGCCGGTATCGGTGCGGCGTAA
- a CDS encoding MCE family protein: protein MLTRFVKIQLIIFTILTVLALGVLGLYYLRLPSLAGVGQYTLHADLPRSGGLYETANVTYRGTQIGKVTSVEPTETGARATMSIDMEYKIPVDVTANVHSVSAIGEQYLDLVPHSDGAPFLDPGQTITDSTVPAPVGPALDAANRGLEVLPAEKIDVLLTETSEAVGGLGPALQRLVDSTSNIAEGFRDNLPQVTDIINNSAPILQSQVDSGDAIGQWSRNLNTIAAQAAAQDAALRSGLSQAAPTLDQVTTVFSDVREALPQTLANLAVVTDMLKRYNKGVEQTLVIYPQGASLLQMGSIFEDGGLLHFGLSINQPPPCMTGFLPASEWRSPADTSTAPIPSGTYCKIPKDFQGNVVRGARNYPCADVPGKRAATPAECRSDEPYVPLGTNPWYGNPNQILSCPAPGARCDQGVDPGRVVPAPSINNGMNPLPADQLPPPERLAPTSDPVSAPGSGTVSCSGQQPNPCTYTPAQGPPGSTAAYSPSSGEVVGPDGVRYNVNSSSNPGDDGWKEMLAPAS from the coding sequence ATGCTGACGCGCTTCGTCAAGATTCAGCTGATTATCTTCACGATCCTGACGGTCCTCGCGCTCGGGGTGCTCGGGTTGTACTACCTGCGGCTGCCGAGCCTGGCCGGTGTCGGCCAGTACACGCTGCACGCGGATCTGCCCCGGTCGGGCGGTTTGTACGAAACCGCCAACGTGACCTACCGGGGCACCCAGATCGGGAAGGTGACCTCGGTCGAACCGACCGAGACCGGCGCCCGGGCGACGATGAGCATCGACATGGAGTACAAGATCCCGGTCGACGTAACCGCCAACGTGCACTCGGTGTCGGCCATCGGTGAGCAGTACCTCGACCTGGTTCCGCACAGCGACGGGGCGCCGTTCCTGGACCCCGGTCAGACGATCACCGACAGCACCGTGCCGGCCCCGGTCGGACCCGCGCTCGACGCCGCCAACAGAGGCCTGGAGGTGCTGCCGGCGGAGAAGATCGACGTGTTGCTGACTGAGACGTCCGAAGCGGTCGGCGGGCTGGGCCCGGCACTGCAACGACTGGTGGACTCGACGAGCAACATCGCCGAGGGCTTCCGCGACAACCTGCCGCAGGTCACCGACATCATCAACAATTCGGCGCCGATCCTGCAGAGTCAGGTCGACTCCGGCGATGCCATCGGGCAGTGGTCGCGCAACCTGAACACCATCGCCGCGCAGGCCGCCGCGCAGGACGCTGCACTGCGCAGCGGGCTGTCGCAGGCTGCGCCGACGCTCGACCAGGTCACCACGGTGTTCAGCGACGTGCGAGAAGCGCTGCCGCAGACCCTGGCCAACCTGGCCGTGGTGACCGACATGCTCAAGCGCTACAACAAGGGCGTCGAACAGACCCTGGTGATCTACCCGCAGGGCGCGTCGCTGCTGCAGATGGGCTCCATCTTCGAAGACGGCGGCCTGCTGCACTTCGGTCTGTCGATCAACCAGCCGCCGCCGTGCATGACGGGCTTCCTGCCGGCCTCGGAGTGGCGCTCGCCCGCCGACACCAGCACCGCGCCGATCCCGTCGGGCACCTACTGCAAGATCCCGAAGGACTTCCAGGGCAACGTCGTTCGCGGCGCGCGCAACTACCCGTGCGCCGACGTGCCCGGCAAGCGGGCCGCCACTCCGGCGGAGTGCCGCAGCGACGAGCCCTATGTTCCGCTGGGCACCAACCCGTGGTACGGCAACCCCAACCAGATCCTGTCCTGCCCCGCGCCCGGCGCGCGCTGCGACCAGGGGGTCGACCCGGGCCGGGTGGTGCCCGCGCCGTCGATCAACAACGGGATGAACCCGCTGCCCGCCGACCAGCTGCCCCCGCCGGAACGGCTGGCACCCACCAGCGATCCGGTCAGCGCTCCCGGCTCGGGTACGGTCAGCTGCAGCGGGCAACAGCCCAACCCGTGCACCTACACGCCAGCCCAGGGTCCGCCCGGCTCCACCGCCGCGTACAGCCCGAGCTCCGGTGAGGTGGTCGGACCGGACGGCGTCCGGTACAACGTGAACAGCTCGAGCAACCCAGGAGACGACGGATGGAAGGAGATGCTGGCACCAGCCAGCTGA
- a CDS encoding phosphodiester glycosidase family protein, translated as MALTVAQLGTAPVAAAADARELLAAAIANTRGSYLVYNFGSGFPAPMRNAGGNWYELNNGGRLMIIKAASQRLAPRLLADSHTGYQARCERDPRARTSEGLWQASEIYSPHQAWQALGQPTIAINANFFDVRGQQGGSWKTTGCSSPLGAYVDNTGALGRTNTKVTGTLAYAGKQGLSGGNENWMALSTMILPVRGAPFVVAPKTPEDYDAATPVITGLIDKGTRFVAVAGIGLLAPGDTGQLNDPGPSAARTALGYVRDRDEMYVFQGGNYTPDQIQDLYRGLGSDTAVLLDGGGSSAIVLRRDTGGMWAGAGSPRGSCDTMAVLCDSRERAQPAWLAFN; from the coding sequence ATCGCCCTCACCGTCGCGCAGCTGGGGACCGCGCCGGTCGCCGCCGCGGCCGACGCGCGGGAGTTGCTGGCCGCGGCGATCGCCAACACCCGTGGCTCCTACCTGGTGTACAACTTCGGCTCGGGGTTCCCTGCGCCGATGCGCAACGCGGGGGGCAACTGGTATGAGCTGAACAACGGCGGGCGGCTGATGATCATCAAGGCCGCCTCCCAGCGGTTGGCCCCGCGGTTGCTGGCCGATTCCCACACCGGTTATCAGGCGCGCTGCGAGCGGGATCCGCGGGCACGCACATCGGAAGGTCTCTGGCAGGCCTCCGAGATCTACTCGCCGCACCAGGCCTGGCAGGCCCTCGGGCAGCCGACCATCGCGATCAACGCGAACTTCTTCGACGTCCGGGGCCAGCAGGGCGGCTCCTGGAAGACCACCGGGTGCAGTTCCCCACTCGGCGCCTACGTCGACAACACCGGAGCCCTGGGCCGTACCAACACCAAGGTCACCGGCACATTGGCCTACGCAGGCAAGCAGGGGCTCTCGGGCGGCAACGAGAACTGGATGGCGCTGTCGACGATGATCCTGCCGGTCAGGGGCGCGCCGTTCGTGGTGGCCCCGAAAACGCCTGAGGATTACGACGCCGCGACGCCGGTGATCACCGGCCTGATCGACAAGGGCACCCGCTTCGTCGCGGTGGCCGGCATCGGACTGCTGGCCCCCGGCGACACCGGCCAACTCAACGACCCCGGCCCCAGCGCCGCCCGCACGGCGCTGGGCTATGTCCGCGATCGCGACGAGATGTACGTGTTCCAGGGCGGCAACTACACCCCGGACCAGATCCAGGATCTGTACCGGGGACTGGGCAGTGACACCGCGGTACTGCTCGACGGCGGGGGCTCGTCGGCGATCGTGCTCCGCCGCGACACCGGCGGCATGTGGGCCGGCGCCGGTTCGCCGCGCGGATCCTGCGACACGATGGCCGTGCTGTGCGACTCGCGCGAACGCGCGCAACCGGCCTGGCTGGCGTTCAACTAG
- a CDS encoding alpha/beta hydrolase, translated as MAVNHSEHRFDGVGAVPIVYDVWTPDPESGSTPRGVAILAHGYAEHARRYDHVAARFAAAGLITYALDHRGHGRSGGKRVYLRDISEYTADFHTLVGIAARAHPNLPRVVVGHSMGGAIVFAYGTDRPDDYHAMVLSGPAVDAAASEPAVKVALAKLVGRLAPSLPVQDLPADAVSRDPQVVAAYEADPLVHHGRLPAGVARALIGVGETMPHRAAALTAPLLVVHGEQDRLIPVQGSRRLVECVGSTDVALKVYPGLYHEVFNEPEQVVVLDDVTAWIESQL; from the coding sequence ATGGCCGTCAACCACAGCGAACACAGATTCGACGGCGTCGGTGCAGTACCGATCGTCTACGACGTGTGGACCCCGGATCCCGAGTCCGGGAGCACACCCCGCGGGGTGGCCATCCTCGCCCACGGGTACGCCGAACACGCCCGCCGCTACGACCACGTCGCCGCACGGTTCGCAGCCGCCGGCCTGATCACCTACGCGCTCGATCACCGCGGGCACGGGCGCTCCGGCGGCAAGCGGGTCTATCTGCGCGACATCTCCGAGTACACCGCGGACTTCCACACCCTCGTCGGAATCGCGGCCCGCGCGCACCCGAACCTGCCGCGCGTGGTGGTCGGCCACAGCATGGGCGGGGCGATCGTGTTCGCCTACGGCACCGACCGGCCCGACGACTACCACGCGATGGTGCTGTCGGGCCCGGCCGTCGACGCCGCCGCGTCGGAGCCCGCGGTGAAGGTGGCGCTGGCCAAGCTCGTCGGGCGGTTGGCGCCGAGTCTGCCGGTGCAGGATCTGCCCGCCGACGCCGTGTCGCGTGATCCGCAGGTGGTCGCCGCCTACGAAGCCGATCCGCTGGTGCACCACGGCAGGCTGCCCGCCGGCGTCGCGCGCGCGTTGATCGGAGTCGGCGAGACGATGCCGCACCGCGCCGCCGCGCTCACCGCGCCGCTGCTGGTGGTGCACGGCGAGCAGGACCGTCTGATCCCGGTGCAGGGCAGCAGGCGCCTGGTCGAGTGTGTCGGCTCGACCGATGTCGCCCTGAAGGTCTACCCGGGGCTGTACCACGAGGTGTTCAACGAGCCCGAACAGGTCGTGGTGCTCGACGACGTGACCGCCTGGATCGAGTCGCAGTTGTGA
- a CDS encoding DUF2786 domain-containing protein — MSTDEKMLARIAALLRQAEGTDNPHEAEAFMAAAQRLATATSIDLAVARSHGAQRTAAQTPVQRTVTIGEAGARGLRTYVQLFVLIAAANDVKCDIASNSTFVYAYGFAEDIDATQALYSSLVLQMVRASNEYIASGAHRPTPTITARINFQLAFGARVGQRLAEAREQARQEATASPARHPGTAIALRNKDLELKDYYRQTSKARGTWRATSATAGYSSAARRAGDRAGRRAKLGGDGELAGARSALER; from the coding sequence ATGAGTACCGACGAGAAGATGCTGGCCCGGATCGCCGCGCTGTTGCGCCAGGCCGAGGGCACCGACAACCCGCACGAGGCCGAGGCGTTCATGGCGGCCGCGCAACGGCTGGCCACCGCGACGTCGATCGACCTCGCCGTGGCGCGCAGCCACGGCGCGCAACGCACCGCGGCGCAGACCCCCGTGCAGCGCACGGTCACCATCGGGGAGGCGGGTGCGCGGGGCCTGCGTACCTATGTGCAGCTGTTCGTGCTGATCGCCGCGGCCAACGACGTCAAGTGTGACATCGCGTCGAATTCGACGTTCGTGTACGCCTACGGCTTCGCCGAGGACATCGACGCGACGCAGGCGTTGTACAGCAGCCTGGTGCTGCAGATGGTGCGGGCGTCCAACGAGTACATCGCCTCCGGCGCGCACCGGCCGACACCCACGATCACCGCGCGCATCAACTTCCAGCTCGCGTTCGGGGCGCGGGTCGGCCAACGGCTCGCCGAGGCGCGCGAACAGGCCCGCCAGGAAGCCACCGCAAGCCCTGCCCGCCACCCCGGTACGGCGATCGCGTTGCGCAACAAGGACCTCGAGCTCAAGGACTACTACCGGCAGACGTCGAAGGCGCGCGGGACGTGGCGCGCGACCAGCGCGACGGCGGGTTACTCGTCGGCGGCCCGGCGGGCGGGGGACCGGGCCGGACGCCGCGCCAAGCTGGGCGGGGACGGCGAGCTGGCGGGAGCGCGCTCGGCGCTGGAACGGTGA